One genomic window of Danaus plexippus chromosome 23, MEX_DaPlex, whole genome shotgun sequence includes the following:
- the LOC116774944 gene encoding asporin-like: MTMSWETSTPYTLNLYEENLSDENIIDLSSQSLSEVPHLQNNLVCVLYLQNNKLKLLPEDLFLLLPNLMWLDLRDNELTDIPITIKGHKSLTHLLMQNNKLISLPNELGTVKCLKVLQLSGNPLIYPPRDVINAGTAKILSFLLAMYEAENGSVLSDKTSASDIDKIINRARSYNSVLDEEKLQNHKTLSVQFSERDNYDSDEDYYSKIKGKCPKLHKSRTKTLPPHCQSSKYLKRPIISLEQVNEKMKQSYFQDIALKKHKDFVVKTEKILQGKKNVELLRNWRKTYRNKQSNLPLDPDSYKLTAKKFPYDTDPEYMTFLNREDIEKDLPNKYKKRLYRKAKPTVPRKRSNDVHLAMKIKQLFENLEALDLNRETMSPRTEQKILLGEIQKISEIKQKLMELSTTNTQSVTTD, from the exons ATGACAATGTCTTGGGAGACATCCACTCCATATACTTTAAATCTGTACGAAGAAAATTTGAGCgatgaaaatattatcgaTTTATCATCCCAATCATTATCTGAAGTTCCACATCTACAAAACAATTTGGTTTGC gttctttatttacaaaataataaattgaaattattacctGAAGATTTATTTCTCCTTCTGCCAAATTTAATGTGGCTCGATTTAAGGGATAATGAATTAACTGATATTCCAATAACAATTAAAGGTCATAAGTCACTTACCCATTTActtatgcaaaataataaacttatatccTTACCTAACGAACTGGGGAcagttaaatgtttaaaagtacTCCAGTTAAGCGGAAATCCTCTTATTTATCCGCCAAGAGACGTCATTAACGCGGGAACTGCAAAAATTTTGTCATTCCTGTTAGCTATGTATGAGGCTGAAAATGGTTCTGTTTTATCCGATAAAACAAGTGCAAGTGATattgacaaaattattaatcggGCTCGGAGCTACAACTCCGTGTTGGATGAAGAGAAATTGCAGAACCACAAAACACTTTCAGTACAATTCAGTGAAAGGGATAATTATGATTCCGATGAGGATTACTACTCCAAAATAAAGGGAAAGTGTCCAAAACTACATAAAAGTAGAACAAAGACACTGCCGCCTCACTGTCAgagttcaaaatatttgaaacgaCCTATAATTTCACTCGAACAAGTTAACGAGAAAATGAAGCAGAGTTACTTTCAAGACATAGCTCTCAAGAAACACAAGGATTTTGTTGTGAAGACGGAAAAAATACTCCAAGGTAAAAA gaACGTTGAATTATTAAGAAACTGGCGTAAAACGTACCGCAATAAACAGTCCAACTTGCCTTTGGATCCCGATTCTTATAAGCTCACAGCCAAGAAATTCCCGTATGACACTGATCCCGaatatatgacatttttaaacCGGGAAGACATAGAAAAAGATCTGcctaacaaatataaaaagagatTGTATAGAAAGGCTAAACCGACTGTGCCAAGAAAGAGAAGTAATGATGTACATTTGGCCATGAAGATAAAGCAGTTATTTGAAAACTTGGAAGCTCTAGACCTGAACAGAGAGACCATGTCACCTAGAACGGAACAGAAAATATTACTGGGAGAAATACAAAAG ATATCAGAAATTAAACAGAAATTGATGGAACTGTCAACAACAAATACACAATCGGTGACcacagattaa
- the LOC116774717 gene encoding negative elongation factor A, translating to MANVRDSDTSLWLHNKLGTSNDSWTTGSICTQLNAEVLKNIKDCFPDLQTQVKLKLLLSFFHIPRRNVEEWRNELEEIIEVAAVDSDLWVAMLAEVLKTFPSQGTLNTEIAEFDETRPIFSDMIGELRRALAKHSDLGLLPLECLYLNKNALVSVVGQQPNPVKHFTLKRKPKSVSLRSELLAKAAEVQANQKKAQAPTVPVRSRGMPRKMTDTTPLKGLPSRWSSRGGARPPVTPRPPPRSGIKLLDIADQPTHLQNKKRRKIEMEEGAKKAPPVPPSSPPPDYAKGLNYQMPKADEPPPPSSTEPSAEPPSSEEPPEAPSPPPPPSAPATSHTTPLLVHQGGSTKPLLLSQPKLMLGGKPVLLSAPGLASAVLLQQGKAVLLQNIKPMPQQVVQQTTPPIQQITHPVQLSSPPSVPAAQAPAPVSASAPAAPAAPAAPSQPLLPRRGLSLTREQMMEAQDMFRNANRVTRPEKALILGFMAGSRDNPCPNLGNIVTIKLSENIENVLQTDDTYLTMLSEMHFQMNYNNGQWTRLKKYRHIDGMVPQKIPPGSTVISSNNQQPVVSIANQS from the exons ATGGCGAACGTTCGGGATAGTGACACATCGTTGTGGCTCCACAATAAACTCGGAACGTCGAATGATTCGTGGACAACTGGGTCTATTTGTACACAATTAAACGCcgaagttttaaaaaacatcaagGATTGTTTTCCTGATTTGCAAACTCAagtgaaactaaaattattgttaagtttCTTTCATATCCCGCGCAGAAATGTTGAAGAG TGGAGAAATGAATTGGAGGAGATTATTGAAGTGGCAGCTGTCGACTCGGATTTGTGGGTGGCAATGCTCGCGGAGGTCCTCAAGACATTTCCATCTCAAGGCACACTTAACACTGAGATAGCAGAGTTTGATGAAACAAGACCAATATTCAGTGATATGATTGGTGAACTCAGGCGGGCTCTTGCAAAACATTCTGACCTGGGTTTACTGCCACTCGAGTgcctatatttaaataaaaatgcctTAGTATCTGTG gtTGGTCAGCAACCGAATCCGGTGAAGcactttacattaaaaaggAAACCGAAATCTGTGTCATTACGTAGTGAACTACTGGCCAAGGCTGCTGAAGTTCAGGCCAATCAGAAGAAAGCTCAGGCACCGACGGTTCCTGTTAGGAGTAGGGGGATGCCTCGTAAAATGACTGATACaa CGCCCCTCAAAGGTCTTCCCTCTAGATGGTCGTCCCGTGGAGGAGCTCGTCCTCCTGTGACGCCTCGGCCGCCGCCACGCTCTGGTATCAAACTCCTGGATATAGCTGATCAACCGACCCACCTACAGAACAAGAAGAGACGGAAGATTG AAATGGAGGAAGGTGCAAAGAAAGCTCCCCCTGTCCCTCCGTCGTCACCACCACCAGACTACGCCAAAGGACTCAATTACCAAATGCCAAAAGCTGATGAACCACCGCCTC CGAGTTCTACGGAACCTTCAGCGGAGCCCCCGTCAAGCGAAGAGCCGCCCGAGGCGCCctcgccgccgccgccgccatCCGCGCCCGCCACTTCACACACCACGCCGCTGCTGGTGCACCAG GGCGGCAGTACCAAACCCCTGTTACTGAGTCAACCGAAGCTGATGTTGGGCGGCAAGCCGGTGTTGTTGTCCGCGCCGGGTCTGGCCTCGGCGGTGTTGTTGCAGCAGGGGAAGGCCGTGTTGTTACAGAATATAAAACCG ATGCCGCAGCAGGTGGTCCAGCAGACCACACCACCCATACAACAGATAACACATCCG GTGCAATTATCTTCTCCTCCGTCGGTCCCCGCGGCCCAGGCCCCCGCTCCTGTCTCGGCCTCCGCCCCCGCTGCCCCCGCGGCCCCGGCGGCGCCCTCACAGCCGCTCCTACCAAGAAGAGGATTGTCGCTTACG CGTGAACAAATGATGGAAGCTCAAGATATGTTCCGGAACGCTAATCGCGTCACCAGGCCGGAGAAAGCTCTCATACTTGGCTTTATGGCTGGCTCTAGAG ACAACCCGTGTCCCAACCTCGGCAACATAGTGACGATAAAACTATCAGAGAACATCGAGAACGTCCTGCAGACGGACGACACATACCTCACTATGCTGTCCGAGATGCACTTCCAGATGAACTACAACAACGGCCAGTGGACGCGCCTCAAGAAGTACAGACACATCGACGGCATGGTGCCGCAGAAGATCCCGCCCGGCTCCACCGTCATCTCCTCCAACAACCAGCAACCCGTCGTCTCCATCGCCAACCAGAGCTAG
- the LOC116774877 gene encoding uncharacterized protein LOC116774877: MDVLNSFLCSDNSYCCLSPRGTSILISVVSLTGCLIDVLSSDVSLDSCCDGWQHVQSLRNVLQTLFQMANMLLLLGSIVESALLLKIYLWYMLSFVIVGLVVAILDLCFRLKNEGVWSFITFVTEVTFLFVIFQCLPLVDSYKKGLEGV, encoded by the exons ATGGATGTCCTAAATTCGTTTCTATGTTCAGATAATTCATATTGTTGTCTGTCACCCCGCGGAACGTCGATTCTGATATCTGTTGTAAGCCTT ACTGGATGCCTCATCGACGTGTTGTCTAGCGACGTTAGTCTAGACTCGTGCTGCGACGGTTGGCAGCATGTTCAGTCCCTGCGTAACGTGCTGCAGACGTTGTTCCAGATGGCTAACATGCTGCTACTTCTGGGTTCAATAGTT GAGAGTGCGTtattactcaaaatatatttgtggtACATGTTGAGCTTTGTGATCGTGGGTCTGGTGGTCGCCATATTAGATCTTTGCTTCCGACTTAAAAATGAAGGTGTCTGGAGTTTCATAACTTTTGTAACCGAGGTCACTTTTCTATTCG TTATATTTCAGTGTCTCCCTCTGGTGGACAGCTACAAGAAAGGATTGGAAGGAGTTTAG
- the LOC116774808 gene encoding uncharacterized protein LOC116774808: MNPLLIFLLFLGFTAGDDVIDATKGQAKLGNEKTTPLPEIEDSAGPEVANAIEKIELIAASAEKSRREGILPEEHSEELYDVMVDSLVDLIEIVKNPQNTYRFLNKKGVDRIITPIIGINYDPLKKQFLLLIKTLFKVTPTTTKALMPASVVDKLLDIFVNDDNLSLKAHAVDIMDVWLPENPKLQARVMRLQGLEPFYHQVSKLDNSVVETLLGLFNKILSEHVNARSNRAQKTKGDFEELRLYEMIGLIERMSTPTVCYGLLNIIEAFSPLDEDQPFPLTIFELLKNIKPFCLNTYRGRAQAIKVFGDLANFISNRKESFRNLTDFRILLEDYVKYIRVKDEF; this comes from the exons ATGAACCCCTTATTgatctttttattgtttctggGATTTACTGCAGGTGACGACGTGATAGACG CAACGAAAGGTCAAGCTAAACTTGGCAATGAAAAAACAACTCCATTGCCAGAGATTGAGGATAGCGCTGGTCCTGAAGTTGCTAATGCCATAGAAAAAATTGAGCTGATCGCTGCTTCAGCTGAGAAGTCGCGGAGGGAGGGAATTCTCCCGGAAGAACATTCAGAAGAACTGTACGATGTGATGGTCGACTCTCTGGTAGATCTTATAGAAATTGTGAAAAATCCCCAAAACACGTACAgattcttaaacaaaaaaggCGTCGACCGAATAATTACTCCAATAATTGGTATTAATTACGATCCTCTGAAGAAACAGTTCCTGTTACTGATCAAAACACTATTTAAAGTGACTCCAACGACAACCAAGGCTTTGATGCCAGCGAGTGTTGTGGATAAATTGTTGGATATTTTCGTAAATGACGATAATCTATCATTAAAGGCGCACGCGGTTGATATCATGGACGTGTGGTTACCGGAGAACCCTAAACTACAAGCCAGGGTGATGAGGTTGCAGGGTTTGGAACCGTTCTATCACCAGGTGTCGAAGCTGGACAACTCGGTCGTAGAGACATTGCTGGGCCTGTTCAATAAGATACTTTCAGAACATGTGAACGCTAGAAGTAACAGAGCACAGAAAACTAAAGGCGATTTTGAGGAATTAAGACTCTATGAAATGATCGGTCTCATTGAAAGAATGTCTACTCCGACCGTCTGCTACGGTCTTTTGAACATTATCGAAGCTTTCTCACCGTTGGATGAAGATCAACCATTCCctttaacaatatttgaaCTCTTGAAGAATATAAAACCGTTTTGCCTCAATACTTACAGGGGCAGAGCTCAAGCGATCAAAGTGTTCGGAGATTtggcaaattttatttcaaacagaaAAGAATCGTTTAGAAACTTAACAGATTTTAGGATCTTGTTAGAGGAttacgttaaatatattagagtTAAAGACGAATTctga
- the LOC116774881 gene encoding zinc finger protein 624, giving the protein MFTVKQNYSRLFRPWDVSESEDIETKTSEQTELRDAAVKIKKDMKRESRLRKIRGVFKRNDVNQDATVSTTTADDEERTLKVEGVPNEPTDLSDSPVASLSLCCDRLLQEPEKMSKTDKIRDIPKTPDNVYPQNLFPQSIVSSNMYNPGYIPDYVTSDIAQTLGVPPTDPLLLESLAQGYAMELEYARILQQENEAKLLNARKQRPKKYKCPHCQVGFSNNGQLKGHIRIHTGERPYKCDEKNCGKTFTRNEELTRHKRIHSGVRPYPCPTCGKKFGRRDHLKKHTRTHYMQAERMMPVFVPLTAVQHVAGFPYLYGY; this is encoded by the coding sequence ATGTTTACTGTTAAACAGAACTACTCCAGGCTGTTCAGACCTTGGGATGTGAGTGAAAGCGAAGacattgaaacaaaaacaagtGAACAAACAGAGTTACGAGATGCTGCAGTTAAGATAAAGAAAGATATGAAACGCGAGAGCAGGTTGAGGAAAATACGGGGCGTCTTCAAAAGAAACGATGTCAACCAAGACGCTACAGTCTCCACGACAACCGCTGATGATGAAGAGAGAACGCTTAAAGTCGAAGGTGTTCCCAATGAACCCACTGATTTATCAGATTCTCCTGTAGCCAGCTTAAGCTTATGTTGCGATAGATTACTCCAAGAACCAGagaaaatgtcaaaaacagATAAAATCAGAGATATCCCAAAAACACCAGACAATGTATATCCGCAAAACTTATTCCCTCAAAGTATAGTGTcatcaaatatgtataatcCCGGATACATACCTGATTATGTAACATCAGACATAGCCCAAACACTCGGCGTGCCTCCAACCGATCCCCTATTACTGGAATCACTGGCACAAGGATACGCGATGGAATTAGAATACGCCAGAATACTCCAACAAGAAAACGAAGCGAAGCTCCTGAACGCCAGGAAACAGAGACCaaagaaatacaaatgtcCGCACTGCCAAGTCGGCTTCTCCAACAACGGCCAGCTGAAAGGTCACATACGGATCCACACAGGAGAGAGGCCTTACAAGTGTGACGAGAAGAACTGCGGCAAGACCTTCACGAGGAACGAGGAATTGACGCGTCATAAGAGGATACATTCAGGAGTTCGTCCATACCCGTGTCCCACTTGTGGGAAGAAGTTCGGAAGGCGTGATCATTTGAAGAAACACACAAGAACTCACTACATGCAAGCCGAGAGAATGATGCCAGTGTTCGTACCTCTGACGGCCGTCCAACACGTCGCAGGATTCCCATACTTATATGGGTATTAG